One window from the genome of Dolosigranulum savutiense encodes:
- a CDS encoding LysM peptidoglycan-binding domain-containing protein produces MNLSKFLPFKKKLAISTSIALGTFLLVQAGQTAQAEETISVEAVEALSAQYSMTKAQVTAENQQQQLAQYKEQLVAMIEQTGGQELLNQLQVEKFSVQELEYLFDAFIDYKNTLAVSANNTTHSTTQSMGEEASGEQVTENNHEDGNLRQAETPETAAEEQLTYEGEQWINQPDMPATWDELVQGSQEKVVTEEQEEKHPNVIKQEEALKELERQRDLEQAAQAEADATQKPEVVEESTAQEPISDTVEATAEPVQRPQTTFRSRAVSLDDEDQPMMPTPRSRAQQAEATNQKPTLEETTYIVKAGDTLSKIAKEHETNIQAIVSRNRIKNPNHIRVGQRLIIESSVIELDRNRRQQNRSEVKPSTSMPFSTNNSFINSIAEYARQIAAEYNLYASVMVAQAALESGYGKSGLSLPPHHNLFGIKGSYNGNSANYLTSEYLNNQWVRVRQNFRSYPNYGASLRDNAKLLRGGLTYNNEFYKGTWVENTYSYKDATQWLTGRYATDPGYAGKLNRIIEQYDLTRLDVKRPNKTTPSTSQTTPNKPAQDKTVQPNKPAAPKQQDSKPNNTHTVKYGDTLYRIALDNNTTIARLKAWNNLSSNLIVPGQVLKVAPETTQQKPAKPSSSKPSKQMPVTVTVQSGDTLAKIGNRYGVSVANLVKWNNISNPNLIWVGQKLTVRLNVGKVTPNSSKPTKQATPKTSRHYTVQRGDSLWAIAQKYNTTIPQLKQLNKLSSNLIHPGQQLRVR; encoded by the coding sequence ATGAATCTAAGTAAATTTTTACCATTTAAGAAAAAATTAGCGATTTCAACAAGTATTGCGTTAGGAACTTTTTTATTAGTACAAGCAGGCCAGACTGCTCAAGCAGAAGAAACCATCAGTGTTGAAGCGGTTGAGGCATTATCGGCACAATATAGTATGACCAAAGCACAAGTTACAGCTGAGAACCAGCAACAACAACTTGCTCAATACAAAGAGCAATTAGTTGCGATGATTGAACAAACAGGAGGTCAAGAATTATTGAACCAACTGCAAGTGGAAAAATTCTCAGTGCAAGAATTGGAATATCTATTCGATGCCTTTATTGACTACAAAAACACACTTGCGGTATCTGCTAATAACACCACTCATTCAACCACTCAATCAATGGGTGAAGAAGCATCGGGTGAACAAGTTACCGAAAATAATCATGAAGATGGAAATCTTCGACAAGCAGAGACACCCGAAACAGCTGCTGAAGAGCAACTTACATATGAAGGGGAACAATGGATCAATCAGCCAGACATGCCAGCAACTTGGGATGAACTCGTGCAAGGTTCACAAGAAAAGGTAGTGACTGAAGAGCAAGAAGAAAAACATCCTAATGTGATTAAACAAGAAGAAGCGTTAAAAGAATTGGAACGTCAGCGTGACTTAGAACAAGCGGCACAAGCTGAAGCCGATGCTACTCAAAAACCAGAAGTTGTAGAAGAATCAACTGCACAAGAACCAATATCTGACACCGTTGAAGCGACAGCAGAGCCTGTTCAGCGTCCACAAACAACTTTCCGTTCGCGCGCAGTATCATTAGATGATGAAGACCAACCTATGATGCCAACACCGCGTTCACGTGCACAGCAAGCTGAAGCAACTAATCAAAAACCAACCTTAGAAGAAACCACCTATATTGTTAAAGCTGGTGACACGTTATCCAAAATTGCTAAGGAACATGAGACTAATATACAAGCTATTGTAAGTCGTAATCGTATCAAAAATCCAAATCATATTCGAGTTGGCCAACGTTTGATTATTGAAAGTAGTGTGATCGAGTTGGACCGTAATCGTCGACAACAAAATCGTTCTGAAGTGAAACCATCTACATCGATGCCTTTTTCAACGAATAATAGTTTTATTAACAGCATTGCTGAGTATGCCCGTCAAATTGCAGCGGAATATAACTTATATGCATCGGTAATGGTTGCTCAAGCAGCGTTGGAGTCTGGTTATGGTAAGAGTGGATTGTCATTGCCACCACACCACAACTTATTCGGAATTAAAGGATCATACAATGGAAATTCAGCCAATTACTTAACGTCCGAGTATTTAAATAATCAGTGGGTTCGCGTGCGTCAGAATTTCCGTAGTTACCCGAATTATGGGGCATCATTACGCGATAATGCTAAGCTCTTACGCGGTGGTTTGACATACAATAATGAATTTTACAAAGGAACATGGGTGGAGAATACCTACTCATATAAAGATGCAACACAATGGTTGACAGGTCGTTATGCAACAGACCCAGGATATGCAGGGAAATTAAATCGTATTATCGAGCAATATGATTTAACGCGACTTGATGTGAAACGTCCAAACAAGACAACCCCTTCAACGAGTCAAACAACACCTAACAAGCCAGCTCAAGATAAAACAGTCCAGCCGAATAAACCAGCTGCACCAAAACAGCAAGATTCAAAACCAAATAACACACATACGGTAAAATACGGTGACACGTTGTACCGAATTGCGCTTGATAATAACACAACCATTGCTCGTTTGAAAGCTTGGAATAATTTATCTAGCAATTTAATTGTACCGGGCCAAGTCTTAAAAGTAGCGCCGGAAACAACTCAACAAAAACCAGCTAAACCGTCTAGCAGCAAGCCATCGAAACAAATGCCTGTAACAGTGACGGTTCAATCAGGTGATACGTTAGCTAAAATTGGGAACCGCTATGGTGTATCTGTAGCCAATTTAGTGAAATGGAATAATATTTCTAATCCTAACTTGATTTGGGTGGGACAGAAGTTAACAGTCCGCTTGAATGTTGGTAAGGTGACTCCAAATTCATCAAAACCAACAAAACAAGCAACGCCAAAAACCTCTAGACATTATACTGTTCAGCGGGGCGATTCATTATGGGCGATTGCACAAAAATATAATACAACGATTCCTCAACTGAAGCAGTTGAATAAATTATCAAGTAATTTAATTCACCCGGGACAACAATTGCGAGTGCGTTAA
- the leuS gene encoding leucine--tRNA ligase, whose translation MSFNHKSIEKKWQQFWEMQETFKTGDDEQKEYFYALDMFPYPSGQGLHVGHPEGYTATDIIARMKRAQGYNVLHPIGWDAFGLPAEQYALDTGNDPAEFTNKNIDTFRQQIKSLGFSYDFAREVNTTDPTYYKWTQWIFKKLYEHGLAYQAEVAVNWCPALGTVLANEEVIDGKSERGGHPVYRKPMKQWVLKITAYADRLLEDLELVDWPENIKEMQRNWIGKSKGANVTFKVADSDETFDVFTTRPDTLFGATYAVLAPESPIVKAIVTEEQAEAVDAYIKQAAKKSDLERTDLNKDKSGVFTGAYAVNPVSGEKMPIWVADYVLDSYGTGAIMSVPAHDERDFEFAQKYDLPIVPVIEGFNVAEGAYTEDGLHINSDFLNGLNNEEAIKKMVDYLQKHELGEEKVSYRLRDWLFARQRFWGEPIPVIHWEDGTTTTVPEEDLPLELPKTDHIKPSGTGESPLANIEDWVNVTDPETGLKGKRDTNTMPQWAGSSWYFLRYIDPHNTDQLADPEKLKKWLPVDLYIGGAEHAVLHLLYARFWHKFLYDLDIVPTKEPFQKLYNQGMILGEGNEKMSKSKGNVVNPDDVVEQYGADTLRLYEMFMGPLDAAIAWSEEGLEGARKFLDRVWRLYVNEDNQLSQKIVEKANKNLEVVYNQTVQKVTEDYEALSFNTAISQLMIFINAAYKEDSLPLEYMQGFIKLLAPIAPHVGEELWHKLTGSEDSISYEAWPTYDEDKLVEDTVEVVFQINGKVRGKQTASRTISKDDLEELALSDDNIKAHLEGKTVRKVIVVPGKLVNIVAN comes from the coding sequence ATGAGTTTTAATCATAAATCAATCGAGAAAAAATGGCAACAGTTTTGGGAGATGCAAGAGACATTCAAAACCGGAGATGATGAACAGAAGGAATATTTTTATGCGTTAGATATGTTTCCTTATCCGTCTGGTCAAGGCCTACATGTCGGGCACCCAGAAGGTTATACCGCCACTGATATCATTGCTCGAATGAAGCGAGCGCAAGGGTATAATGTATTACATCCAATTGGTTGGGATGCGTTTGGACTGCCGGCTGAGCAATATGCCTTAGATACGGGGAATGATCCAGCTGAGTTTACCAATAAAAATATTGATACATTCCGACAACAAATTAAATCGCTCGGATTTAGTTATGATTTTGCACGTGAAGTGAATACAACCGACCCAACATATTATAAATGGACGCAATGGATTTTTAAGAAGTTGTATGAGCATGGTTTAGCTTATCAAGCAGAAGTGGCTGTAAATTGGTGCCCCGCATTAGGCACGGTCTTGGCTAATGAAGAAGTTATCGATGGTAAGTCAGAACGGGGCGGACACCCAGTTTATCGTAAACCAATGAAGCAATGGGTTCTAAAAATTACAGCTTATGCCGATCGCTTGTTGGAAGACTTAGAATTGGTCGATTGGCCTGAAAATATTAAAGAAATGCAACGCAATTGGATTGGGAAGTCAAAAGGGGCTAATGTGACATTCAAAGTAGCTGATTCTGATGAAACATTTGACGTCTTTACGACAAGACCGGATACATTATTTGGGGCAACTTATGCGGTGCTTGCTCCAGAATCCCCTATAGTCAAGGCTATTGTAACTGAGGAACAAGCTGAAGCAGTTGATGCGTATATTAAACAAGCAGCTAAAAAATCTGATTTAGAACGGACAGATCTCAATAAGGATAAATCAGGCGTCTTTACCGGAGCTTATGCAGTTAATCCGGTGAGTGGCGAGAAGATGCCAATTTGGGTAGCTGATTATGTATTGGATTCATACGGAACAGGTGCGATTATGTCAGTACCTGCCCATGATGAGCGTGATTTTGAATTTGCTCAGAAATATGACTTGCCAATCGTTCCGGTCATTGAAGGCTTTAATGTAGCTGAGGGTGCGTATACCGAAGATGGCTTGCACATCAATTCAGACTTCTTGAATGGTTTAAACAATGAAGAAGCGATTAAGAAAATGGTTGATTATTTGCAAAAACACGAGCTTGGAGAAGAGAAAGTATCTTACCGCTTGCGTGATTGGTTATTTGCGCGTCAGCGTTTCTGGGGGGAGCCGATTCCAGTGATTCATTGGGAAGATGGAACCACAACGACTGTGCCAGAAGAAGACTTACCACTTGAATTACCAAAAACAGATCATATTAAACCATCCGGCACTGGTGAGTCACCACTTGCTAATATTGAAGACTGGGTGAATGTTACTGATCCTGAAACGGGTCTAAAAGGGAAACGCGATACGAATACAATGCCACAATGGGCCGGTAGTTCTTGGTACTTCTTGCGTTATATTGATCCTCACAATACTGATCAACTCGCTGATCCAGAAAAACTTAAAAAATGGTTACCGGTTGATTTATACATCGGTGGAGCAGAGCATGCGGTTCTACATCTACTGTATGCACGTTTCTGGCATAAATTCTTGTATGACTTAGATATTGTTCCGACAAAAGAACCGTTCCAAAAATTGTACAATCAAGGAATGATTCTCGGTGAAGGCAATGAAAAAATGTCGAAATCAAAAGGGAATGTCGTTAATCCAGATGATGTGGTTGAGCAATACGGAGCAGATACATTGCGCTTGTACGAAATGTTTATGGGGCCACTCGATGCAGCGATTGCTTGGTCTGAGGAAGGTTTAGAAGGGGCACGTAAATTCCTGGACCGGGTATGGCGTCTCTATGTAAATGAAGATAATCAATTGAGCCAGAAAATTGTAGAGAAAGCGAATAAAAACTTAGAGGTGGTCTACAATCAAACGGTTCAAAAAGTGACAGAAGATTATGAAGCTTTATCGTTCAATACAGCCATTTCACAGCTGATGATCTTTATCAATGCGGCGTACAAGGAAGATAGTTTGCCACTGGAGTACATGCAGGGATTTATAAAACTTCTAGCACCAATTGCACCGCATGTCGGAGAAGAATTGTGGCATAAACTGACTGGATCTGAGGACAGTATCTCGTATGAAGCTTGGCCAACCTATGATGAGGATAAATTGGTCGAAGATACCGTAGAAGTTGTCTTCCAAATTAATGGAAAAGTTCGCGGTAAACAAACTGCAAGCCGCACTATTTCAAAAGATGACTTGGAAGAACTCGCTTTAAGTGACGATAATATCAAGGCTCACTTAGAAGGTAAAACAGTGCGTAAAGTGATTGTTGTTCCAGGGAAGTTAGTTAATATTGTAGCCAACTAA
- a CDS encoding polysaccharide biosynthesis protein, with product MDNLEQDLIVDEQNLDDQMLSGSAWMTLGSMLSRILGALYIIPWMAMMGNIDVAASANALYQIGYIPYTFFLTFATAGVPSAISKSVSKYNAMGEYETSKVIYKQGLKIMLITGALSAGIMFIFAPLLASTGPSSNIDDAVLVIRSLAPALLIIPVQSITRGLIQGHNRMKEPALSQVVEQVIRIAFILGAVYVIRIVLKADVVYAVAFSTFAAFIGAVASLVYLGVRLKSIPTAFNMAPEQSHQQVNVSANELIIEIIKTSIPFIVVSTGIIIFQLIDQQTYAPLMKYFNDTPAKEIEITYGIVQGNAQKLSTILTSFGAALAITAVPLISNLMIKHDLRQVGRQFGKAIQLLLFIMLPASIGMAILAEPIYVIFFGYSELGVRVTVLYAVVSIFMALYILLGNVLQSANQQRPAIYAVFIGFGFKLVTQPFFILTMGPFGMLASTLVGLTSTCFLMIWIMRLAVHFDVKRLLKRVGLLIGITAIMALVVYLGKLGLDIFLNYESRIQSLAAVLILAVIGGLVYMVLTLKTRIADDLLGSTAVKIRNKLHLKP from the coding sequence GTGGATAATTTAGAGCAAGATTTAATTGTAGATGAACAAAATCTCGATGATCAGATGTTGAGTGGTTCAGCCTGGATGACGTTAGGGAGTATGTTGTCGCGAATATTAGGTGCATTGTACATTATTCCGTGGATGGCGATGATGGGAAATATAGATGTCGCGGCGAGTGCGAATGCGCTATACCAAATTGGCTACATTCCTTATACATTTTTCTTAACATTTGCCACAGCAGGAGTGCCTTCAGCCATTTCCAAGAGTGTGAGCAAATATAATGCGATGGGAGAATATGAAACGTCCAAAGTCATCTATAAACAGGGATTAAAAATTATGTTGATTACAGGAGCTTTATCAGCAGGTATTATGTTTATTTTTGCACCGCTATTAGCTTCAACGGGACCCAGTTCAAATATTGATGATGCAGTATTAGTCATTCGCTCGTTGGCACCGGCTCTGCTCATTATTCCGGTCCAAAGTATTACGAGAGGCTTGATTCAAGGACATAATCGGATGAAAGAACCGGCCCTCTCACAAGTAGTAGAACAAGTGATTCGGATTGCGTTTATTTTAGGAGCAGTGTACGTTATTCGGATTGTTCTGAAAGCAGATGTTGTTTATGCCGTGGCTTTTTCGACCTTTGCTGCCTTCATCGGAGCGGTTGCGTCATTAGTTTATTTGGGAGTACGCTTAAAATCTATTCCGACCGCATTTAATATGGCACCTGAACAGAGTCATCAACAAGTTAATGTGTCGGCAAATGAGTTAATAATTGAAATTATTAAGACCTCTATTCCGTTTATTGTTGTTTCAACCGGTATTATTATTTTCCAATTAATTGATCAACAAACTTATGCACCGTTAATGAAATATTTCAATGATACGCCAGCAAAAGAGATTGAAATTACGTATGGGATTGTGCAAGGGAATGCCCAAAAATTATCAACGATTTTAACCTCTTTTGGAGCAGCACTAGCCATTACGGCAGTACCTCTCATTAGTAATTTGATGATTAAGCATGATTTAAGACAAGTTGGTCGACAGTTCGGCAAAGCAATTCAATTGCTACTCTTTATTATGTTACCGGCATCGATTGGGATGGCCATCTTAGCGGAGCCAATTTATGTCATTTTCTTCGGCTATAGTGAACTCGGTGTTCGTGTAACGGTCTTATATGCGGTAGTTTCTATTTTTATGGCACTCTATATTTTGCTGGGAAATGTCTTACAATCAGCGAATCAACAGCGTCCAGCAATTTATGCTGTGTTTATTGGATTTGGTTTTAAGTTAGTGACCCAACCATTCTTCATCTTAACGATGGGACCGTTTGGGATGTTAGCATCTACGCTAGTTGGTCTTACCTCAACCTGTTTCTTAATGATTTGGATTATGCGTTTAGCGGTTCATTTTGATGTGAAGCGATTGTTGAAACGTGTCGGCTTGCTAATCGGGATTACAGCGATTATGGCACTGGTTGTGTATCTTGGCAAACTTGGTCTAGATATTTTCCTTAATTATGAATCCCGTATTCAGTCGTTGGCAGCTGTGCTTATCTTGGCAGTAATTGGTGGACTTGTCTACATGGTCTTAACCTTGAAAACTCGCATTGCTGATGATCTTCTCGGTTCAACCGCTGTTAAAATTCGTAATAAATTACATTTGAAACCATAA
- a CDS encoding YebC/PmpR family DNA-binding transcriptional regulator → MAGHSKWNNIKQRKGAQDKKRAKQFQKFTKHIYKAAKEGGDDPDTNPALRLAIDKARDGNMPNDNIERAIKRATDPNEGANYNEVTYEGYGPAGVGIYVEALSDNLNRTATNVRLCFDRNGGNLGEKGSVSYMFERKGYIAIEREGLEMDEDDMLMAVIEAGGEELETSEDVFEIYTEGTDFAEVRDALDEDFELATKELIMKPNIKVPISDEEKEQLDKILEALEEDDDVDEVYHNAQV, encoded by the coding sequence GTGGCAGGACATTCGAAATGGAACAATATAAAGCAACGTAAAGGGGCTCAAGATAAAAAACGAGCGAAACAATTCCAGAAATTTACGAAACATATTTATAAAGCAGCAAAAGAAGGCGGAGACGATCCAGATACAAACCCAGCATTACGTTTGGCAATCGATAAAGCTAGAGATGGGAATATGCCAAATGATAATATTGAACGAGCGATTAAGCGAGCAACGGATCCTAATGAAGGTGCCAACTACAATGAGGTAACGTATGAAGGATATGGTCCTGCGGGTGTCGGTATCTATGTGGAAGCATTGAGTGATAATTTGAACCGAACTGCAACAAATGTTCGTCTTTGCTTTGACCGAAATGGTGGTAACTTAGGTGAGAAAGGTTCCGTTAGCTATATGTTCGAACGTAAAGGTTATATTGCAATCGAACGTGAGGGTCTAGAGATGGATGAAGATGACATGTTAATGGCTGTCATTGAAGCAGGTGGCGAAGAATTAGAAACGAGTGAAGATGTTTTCGAAATTTACACAGAGGGTACGGATTTTGCTGAGGTACGTGATGCCCTAGATGAAGATTTTGAATTGGCAACTAAGGAACTGATTATGAAACCTAATATTAAAGTCCCTATTTCAGATGAAGAAAAAGAACAATTGGATAAGATATTAGAAGCACTTGAAGAAGATGATGATGTCGATGAAGTGTATCACAACGCCCAAGTATAA
- the comGA gene encoding competence type IV pilus ATPase ComGA produces MDIESYATHVLTLATSYRTSDIHILPEKSHYAIYFRLNGQMKQYFYLEKEEGTRLISYFKFQANMDVGERRKPQSGSLVYELEASEVDLRLSTISNYRTNESLVIRLLEKKEDVDVSHQCFFQYELDRLKQLIQYKSGLILFSGPVDSGKTTTMYNLVKHRMAQETNQVISIEDPVEIEEPEFLQVQVNEAAGITYETLLKSTLRHHPDIIIVGEIRDEETAKMVIRGALTGHLIIASVHAKNAEGVVSRLKELGVSLDMLSQTIIGIVFQKLLPQYCQLCEGSCHASCTHQGQTSKRTVLYDVRADNELLSMLGPASLVQEGKQSMRTFNQLLRKVLSYGYISEKTYQRYQIP; encoded by the coding sequence GTGGATATTGAATCATATGCAACTCATGTACTAACGTTGGCGACATCGTATCGAACGAGTGATATTCATATTTTACCGGAGAAGAGTCATTATGCTATTTATTTTCGGTTAAATGGACAGATGAAGCAATATTTTTATTTGGAGAAGGAGGAAGGGACGCGCTTAATTTCTTATTTTAAATTTCAAGCGAATATGGATGTGGGAGAACGTCGTAAACCACAAAGTGGCTCATTGGTTTATGAGTTGGAAGCGTCAGAAGTTGATTTAAGACTGTCGACAATTTCCAATTATCGGACCAATGAATCGCTAGTGATTCGTTTGCTAGAGAAAAAAGAAGATGTTGATGTTAGCCATCAATGCTTTTTTCAATATGAATTGGATCGATTAAAGCAGTTAATTCAATACAAAAGTGGTTTAATTTTATTCTCGGGGCCGGTTGATTCGGGTAAGACCACGACGATGTATAATTTAGTTAAGCATCGGATGGCTCAAGAGACTAATCAAGTGATTTCGATTGAAGATCCCGTTGAGATAGAGGAACCGGAATTTTTGCAAGTACAGGTTAATGAAGCAGCAGGGATTACATATGAAACCTTACTGAAATCAACGTTACGTCACCATCCCGACATCATTATTGTAGGAGAGATTCGAGATGAAGAAACAGCAAAAATGGTCATTCGAGGGGCATTAACGGGGCATTTAATTATTGCATCAGTACATGCTAAGAATGCAGAAGGAGTGGTATCTCGACTAAAGGAATTGGGTGTTTCATTAGATATGTTGTCACAAACAATTATTGGCATTGTCTTCCAAAAATTATTACCACAATATTGTCAGTTATGTGAGGGAAGTTGTCACGCTAGTTGTACGCACCAAGGACAGACATCGAAGCGAACCGTTCTCTATGATGTACGCGCAGACAATGAGTTATTATCTATGTTGGGCCCAGCCTCTCTTGTGCAAGAAGGTAAACAATCGATGCGAACATTTAATCAATTACTCAGGAAGGTGTTAAGTTATGGCTACATTTCGGAAAAAACCTATCAACGCTACCAAATCCCTTAA
- the comGB gene encoding competence type IV pilus assembly protein ComGB, which yields MATFRKKPINATKSLKSLHNQGLFLKRLGVLLLEGFSIKKALQFLKTISDIEIERWILAIESGMEAGNEFHYELKQLGFSEQVCSQIYFSVVHGNFGETIYHCGEQIINEMDRKKKMQQLLSYPVMLVIFIIGMLFAMRYILLPHIRQITTSNTDHLGLGTKLVMQLIDWSPIIIVGSVIVIILAILGVRAYLSKRTPLERQLFLTQLPVVGRLLQLARSQYLSYEWGQLIKHGVSIREIIRIMKQDENSLFLQELAGNLEEQMLTGKSFYEVILSYEFLKEELAQIIQHGEVSSDLGKELMLYANQCEEDLKLKVERLMSFVQPVVFIGVAVMIVAIYAALLLPTFSLMEGLG from the coding sequence ATGGCTACATTTCGGAAAAAACCTATCAACGCTACCAAATCCCTTAAATCATTGCATAATCAAGGGCTATTTTTAAAGCGACTAGGCGTGTTGCTACTTGAAGGATTTTCAATAAAGAAAGCACTTCAGTTCTTAAAAACAATATCAGATATAGAAATCGAACGGTGGATTTTAGCAATTGAGAGCGGAATGGAAGCGGGCAATGAATTTCATTATGAATTGAAGCAACTTGGCTTTTCTGAACAAGTGTGTTCCCAAATATATTTTTCGGTAGTACATGGCAACTTTGGCGAGACCATTTATCATTGCGGGGAACAAATCATTAATGAGATGGATCGTAAGAAGAAAATGCAACAACTGCTTAGTTATCCGGTCATGTTAGTGATTTTCATTATCGGGATGCTATTTGCCATGCGTTATATTCTCTTGCCCCATATTAGACAAATTACAACTAGTAATACAGATCATCTCGGCCTGGGTACGAAGCTCGTGATGCAACTTATTGATTGGTCGCCAATTATTATTGTCGGTAGTGTCATAGTGATTATTCTTGCCATTTTAGGAGTTAGGGCGTATTTATCGAAACGCACCCCTTTAGAACGACAGCTATTTTTAACACAATTACCGGTTGTCGGTCGTCTGTTACAATTAGCACGCAGTCAATATTTGTCATATGAGTGGGGCCAGTTAATTAAGCATGGTGTTAGTATTCGTGAGATTATCCGTATTATGAAACAAGATGAGAATTCATTATTTTTGCAAGAATTAGCTGGTAATCTGGAAGAACAAATGTTAACGGGAAAATCTTTTTATGAAGTTATCTTGTCGTATGAATTCTTAAAAGAAGAATTAGCCCAGATTATTCAGCACGGCGAAGTGTCCAGCGATTTAGGAAAGGAGTTGATGCTATACGCAAATCAATGTGAGGAAGATTTGAAGTTAAAAGTTGAACGATTAATGTCATTCGTTCAACCAGTTGTCTTTATTGGCGTGGCAGTAATGATTGTAGCAATTTATGCTGCATTATTACTTCCCACATTTAGTTTAATGGAGGGATTAGGATGA
- the comGC gene encoding competence type IV pilus major pilin ComGC translates to MKAFKQQWNNWIKKLKSTKAFTLLEMAIVLFIISALLLIIIPNIGSHRESASDTGNEALQTVIDTQADLYELSENTRPDSLQTLHNGGYLTDDQLQKAQEANLTISR, encoded by the coding sequence ATGAAAGCATTCAAACAACAATGGAACAATTGGATTAAGAAACTAAAAAGTACAAAGGCCTTTACGTTGCTAGAGATGGCCATTGTCCTGTTCATTATTTCAGCGCTACTCTTAATTATTATTCCCAATATTGGGAGTCACCGAGAATCAGCTAGCGATACGGGGAATGAAGCATTACAAACAGTGATTGATACACAAGCAGATCTTTATGAACTCTCAGAAAATACGCGACCTGATTCACTACAAACCCTGCACAATGGTGGTTATTTAACGGATGATCAGTTGCAAAAAGCACAAGAAGCTAATTTGACGATTTCAAGGTAA
- the comGD gene encoding competence type IV pilus minor pilin ComGD, producing MKRVVDEQGLTLIEAAVVLAIVSMLFLLPTITFQSYEEKIEIDLFIEEVRNNVTLMQNHAVFNGQATEIQVRAENNTIDFFVQGQPNHSLNRTITPPESIIVLTSNRYRFRAYSGNIGRLGRARFQAPDGVYEFVFQLGSGRFYVQKV from the coding sequence ATGAAAAGAGTGGTGGATGAGCAGGGGTTAACATTAATTGAAGCGGCAGTTGTCTTGGCTATTGTCAGTATGTTATTTCTTCTACCAACGATCACGTTTCAATCTTATGAAGAAAAAATTGAGATTGATTTATTTATTGAGGAAGTTCGTAATAATGTGACATTGATGCAAAATCATGCTGTCTTTAATGGACAAGCGACCGAAATCCAAGTGCGCGCAGAGAACAATACGATTGATTTTTTTGTGCAAGGACAGCCGAATCATTCGCTAAATCGGACAATCACTCCTCCAGAGAGTATCATCGTATTGACCTCGAACCGTTACCGATTCCGTGCTTATTCAGGAAATATTGGCCGGCTTGGTCGTGCACGATTTCAGGCGCCAGATGGAGTATATGAATTTGTTTTTCAGTTAGGAAGCGGGCGATTTTATGTCCAAAAAGTTTAA
- a CDS encoding type II secretion system protein: MSKKFKQQDGFVLLESLSALSIITLALVLILPLVITLYQTREQKKVEVESYRLLYDYTSEWNGDVQQHEAVRMNETFYIFSDRWSHRVEDSQAVIEKVELISYELEE, encoded by the coding sequence ATGTCCAAAAAGTTTAAGCAGCAGGATGGATTTGTCCTACTGGAAAGTTTATCGGCCCTCAGTATTATTACATTGGCGTTAGTTTTGATTTTGCCTTTAGTCATTACATTGTATCAAACACGTGAACAGAAAAAAGTGGAAGTTGAAAGCTATCGTCTGCTTTATGATTACACGTCAGAATGGAATGGGGATGTGCAACAACATGAAGCGGTGCGAATGAATGAGACATTTTATATTTTTTCTGATAGGTGGTCGCACCGAGTAGAAGATAGTCAGGCGGTGATTGAGAAAGTAGAGTTGATCAGTTATGAATTGGAGGAATGA
- the comGF gene encoding competence type IV pilus minor pilin ComGF — protein sequence MNWRNDQGFTLLEVIVALSITSLCLLLLSSGINSLAKAQEGIETDRQIDWHIFVNQFEYYLEGSELMAFEPGQLVVREEDQEVVEYREINGNFIRRRKNGTQQMIMDIEQVALHRRGGSMTVTGVFPSGEVYEARIWVSSWYDE from the coding sequence ATGAATTGGAGGAATGACCAAGGTTTTACGTTATTAGAAGTCATCGTTGCATTAAGTATTACCTCATTGTGTTTGCTCCTATTATCGAGTGGGATTAACAGTTTAGCGAAAGCTCAGGAAGGTATCGAGACGGACCGACAAATTGATTGGCACATCTTCGTTAATCAGTTCGAGTATTATCTTGAAGGCAGTGAGTTAATGGCTTTCGAACCCGGACAATTAGTTGTGCGGGAAGAAGATCAAGAAGTTGTAGAATACAGAGAAATTAATGGCAACTTTATTCGTCGCCGTAAAAATGGCACACAACAAATGATTATGGATATTGAACAGGTAGCTTTGCATAGACGAGGTGGTTCCATGACAGTTACGGGTGTTTTTCCTAGCGGTGAAGTGTATGAAGCAAGAATTTGGGTGAGTAGCTGGTATGATGAATAA